A stretch of the Papaver somniferum cultivar HN1 chromosome 6, ASM357369v1, whole genome shotgun sequence genome encodes the following:
- the LOC113287882 gene encoding F-box/FBD/LRR-repeat protein At2g26030-like isoform X2, translated as MLSSNHMEAQQNIVENLDRISDLPDNIIHHILSFLLIKDVIRTSFLSKRWRYIWTSVPTLEFDGLVFSPKTKFMNFIDSVLLHRSGPGIQTFSLRFGGYYCDSSHLDSWFLAAANHNVRELSISSHTGEAFELPSCIFTCNSLTVLKLNLYNSVVNLPSIVHLPFLKRLQLTSVTFSEDGWNQIFRNSPMLEDVIMEDCYAENLRPLQISSSSLRNLIIDGLLKEHNYCLLNHEIRVYSPRLLSLKFTGYAEKSIYVENMSSLIDATIDLKFNFGVRAEIDSNYLIKFLEGISHTKVLTLSSSSIEVLCETSTLLGKTFTFSRLNHLKLTAAVNKETVKRVTFVLHSSPKLEFLSIDFFLRRGINEEESFEPQTTAFEYCVDNLKVVKIKGFRGNENEIALVKSLLENAKILEKMIIVFLKQISANSKLQNQIYLDILLHPRGSPSSEVVCEF; from the exons ATGCTATCATCAAATCACATGGAAGCACAACAGAACATCGTCGAGAATCTTGATCGTATCAGTGATTTACCTGACAATATTATTCATCACATTCTTTCCTTCCTCCTAATAAAAGATGTCATAAGGACCAGCTTCTTATCGAAAAGATGGAGATACATATGGACATCCGTTCCCACTCTAGAATTCGATGGCTTGGTATTCTCTCCTAAGacaaaattcatgaactttatcgaTTCAGTTTTACTTCATCGTAGTGGACCTGGTATTCAGACCTTTTCTCTAAGGTTTGGTGGTTATTATTGTGATAGTTCTCATCTTGATAGTTGGTTTCTTGCTGCAGCAAACCACAATGTTCGTGAGCTTAGTATTTCTTCCCATACTGGGGAAGCCTTTGAATTACCTAGTTGCATATTTACTTGCAACTCCTTAACTGTTTTGAAGTTGAACTTATACAACTCTGTTGTTAATCTTCCTTCAATTGTTCATTTACCATTTCTCAAGAGGCTTCAGCTTACTTCGGTCACATTTTCGGAAGACGGCTGGAACCAAATCTTTCGTAATAGTCCAATGCTTGAGGATGTCATTATGGAGGATTGTTATGCTGAAAATCTCAGACCTCTTCAGATTTCCTCTTCTTCGTTGCGAAATTTGATTATAGATGGTCTCCTAAAGGAACACAATTATTGTCTGCTCAATCATGAAATTAGGGTGTATTCTCCTAGGTtattgtcactaaaattcacTGGTTATGCTGAAAAGAGCATTTATGTCGAAAACATGTCATCACTAATCGATGCAACAATAGACTTAAAGTTTAATTTTGGCGTACGAGCAGAAATAGATTCCAATTATTTGATTAAGTTTCTTGAGGGCATCTCTCATACAAAAGTTctaacactatcctcatcaagCATAGAG GTACTATGTGAAACTTCGACTTTGTTAGGAAAAACCTTTACATTTTCAAGGTTGAACCATTTGAAGTTGACTGCTGCCGTTAACAAAGAAACTGTCAAACGTGTAACCTTTGTGCTTCATAGTTCTCCGAAATTGGAATTCCTTTCCATAGACTTCTTTCTACGTCGA GGAATCAATGAAGAAGAAAGTTTTGAGCCACAAACCACAGCTTTCGAGTACTGCGTTGATAACCTTAAGGTCGTCAAGATCAAGGGTTTCAGAGGAAATGAAAACGAAATTGCATTGGTGAAAAGTTTGCTGGAGAATGCAAAGATCCTAGAGAAGATGATTATCGTTTTCTTGAAACAGATTTCAGCCAACTCAAAACTGCAAAATCAGATTTACCTCGACATTTTACTGCATCCAAGAGGCTCACCGAGCAGCGAAGTTGTttgtgaattctga
- the LOC113287882 gene encoding F-box/FBD/LRR-repeat protein At2g26030-like isoform X1, whose protein sequence is MLSSNHMEAQQNIVENLDRISDLPDNIIHHILSFLLIKDVIRTSFLSKRWRYIWTSVPTLEFDGLVFSPKTKFMNFIDSVLLHRSGPGIQTFSLRFGGYYCDSSHLDSWFLAAANHNVRELSISSHTGEAFELPSCIFTCNSLTVLKLNLYNSVVNLPSIVHLPFLKRLQLTSVTFSEDGWNQIFRNSPMLEDVIMEDCYAENLRPLQISSSSLRNLIIDGLLKEHNYCLLNHEIRVYSPRLLSLKFTGYAEKSIYVENMSSLIDATIDLKFNFGVRAEIDSNYLIKFLEGISHTKVLTLSSSSIEVLCETSTLLGKTFTFSRLNHLKLTAAVNKETVKRVTFVLHSSPKLEFLSIDFFLRRQGINEEESFEPQTTAFEYCVDNLKVVKIKGFRGNENEIALVKSLLENAKILEKMIIVFLKQISANSKLQNQIYLDILLHPRGSPSSEVVCEF, encoded by the exons ATGCTATCATCAAATCACATGGAAGCACAACAGAACATCGTCGAGAATCTTGATCGTATCAGTGATTTACCTGACAATATTATTCATCACATTCTTTCCTTCCTCCTAATAAAAGATGTCATAAGGACCAGCTTCTTATCGAAAAGATGGAGATACATATGGACATCCGTTCCCACTCTAGAATTCGATGGCTTGGTATTCTCTCCTAAGacaaaattcatgaactttatcgaTTCAGTTTTACTTCATCGTAGTGGACCTGGTATTCAGACCTTTTCTCTAAGGTTTGGTGGTTATTATTGTGATAGTTCTCATCTTGATAGTTGGTTTCTTGCTGCAGCAAACCACAATGTTCGTGAGCTTAGTATTTCTTCCCATACTGGGGAAGCCTTTGAATTACCTAGTTGCATATTTACTTGCAACTCCTTAACTGTTTTGAAGTTGAACTTATACAACTCTGTTGTTAATCTTCCTTCAATTGTTCATTTACCATTTCTCAAGAGGCTTCAGCTTACTTCGGTCACATTTTCGGAAGACGGCTGGAACCAAATCTTTCGTAATAGTCCAATGCTTGAGGATGTCATTATGGAGGATTGTTATGCTGAAAATCTCAGACCTCTTCAGATTTCCTCTTCTTCGTTGCGAAATTTGATTATAGATGGTCTCCTAAAGGAACACAATTATTGTCTGCTCAATCATGAAATTAGGGTGTATTCTCCTAGGTtattgtcactaaaattcacTGGTTATGCTGAAAAGAGCATTTATGTCGAAAACATGTCATCACTAATCGATGCAACAATAGACTTAAAGTTTAATTTTGGCGTACGAGCAGAAATAGATTCCAATTATTTGATTAAGTTTCTTGAGGGCATCTCTCATACAAAAGTTctaacactatcctcatcaagCATAGAG GTACTATGTGAAACTTCGACTTTGTTAGGAAAAACCTTTACATTTTCAAGGTTGAACCATTTGAAGTTGACTGCTGCCGTTAACAAAGAAACTGTCAAACGTGTAACCTTTGTGCTTCATAGTTCTCCGAAATTGGAATTCCTTTCCATAGACTTCTTTCTACGTCGA CAGGGAATCAATGAAGAAGAAAGTTTTGAGCCACAAACCACAGCTTTCGAGTACTGCGTTGATAACCTTAAGGTCGTCAAGATCAAGGGTTTCAGAGGAAATGAAAACGAAATTGCATTGGTGAAAAGTTTGCTGGAGAATGCAAAGATCCTAGAGAAGATGATTATCGTTTTCTTGAAACAGATTTCAGCCAACTCAAAACTGCAAAATCAGATTTACCTCGACATTTTACTGCATCCAAGAGGCTCACCGAGCAGCGAAGTTGTttgtgaattctga
- the LOC113287882 gene encoding putative F-box/FBD/LRR-repeat protein At1g66290 isoform X3, which translates to MLEDVIMEDCYAENLRPLQISSSSLRNLIIDGLLKEHNYCLLNHEIRVYSPRLLSLKFTGYAEKSIYVENMSSLIDATIDLKFNFGVRAEIDSNYLIKFLEGISHTKVLTLSSSSIEVLCETSTLLGKTFTFSRLNHLKLTAAVNKETVKRVTFVLHSSPKLEFLSIDFFLRRQGINEEESFEPQTTAFEYCVDNLKVVKIKGFRGNENEIALVKSLLENAKILEKMIIVFLKQISANSKLQNQIYLDILLHPRGSPSSEVVCEF; encoded by the exons ATGCTTGAGGATGTCATTATGGAGGATTGTTATGCTGAAAATCTCAGACCTCTTCAGATTTCCTCTTCTTCGTTGCGAAATTTGATTATAGATGGTCTCCTAAAGGAACACAATTATTGTCTGCTCAATCATGAAATTAGGGTGTATTCTCCTAGGTtattgtcactaaaattcacTGGTTATGCTGAAAAGAGCATTTATGTCGAAAACATGTCATCACTAATCGATGCAACAATAGACTTAAAGTTTAATTTTGGCGTACGAGCAGAAATAGATTCCAATTATTTGATTAAGTTTCTTGAGGGCATCTCTCATACAAAAGTTctaacactatcctcatcaagCATAGAG GTACTATGTGAAACTTCGACTTTGTTAGGAAAAACCTTTACATTTTCAAGGTTGAACCATTTGAAGTTGACTGCTGCCGTTAACAAAGAAACTGTCAAACGTGTAACCTTTGTGCTTCATAGTTCTCCGAAATTGGAATTCCTTTCCATAGACTTCTTTCTACGTCGA CAGGGAATCAATGAAGAAGAAAGTTTTGAGCCACAAACCACAGCTTTCGAGTACTGCGTTGATAACCTTAAGGTCGTCAAGATCAAGGGTTTCAGAGGAAATGAAAACGAAATTGCATTGGTGAAAAGTTTGCTGGAGAATGCAAAGATCCTAGAGAAGATGATTATCGTTTTCTTGAAACAGATTTCAGCCAACTCAAAACTGCAAAATCAGATTTACCTCGACATTTTACTGCATCCAAGAGGCTCACCGAGCAGCGAAGTTGTttgtgaattctga
- the LOC113287883 gene encoding glucose-6-phosphate/phosphate translocator 1, chloroplastic-like: MIHSIKHSSATLPPSDLIRQRSVITQNPRFLSLPSLSKSVITAKKPLCISSIQRLGFSELSKPRKPIIQCKAAESDEPNSSAIDDQQTKSVAAQKMKISIYFATWWALNVVFNIYNKKVLNAFPFPWLTSTLSLAAGSAIMLISWVFRIAEAPQTDLEFWKTLFPVALAHTIGHVAATVSMSKVAVSFTHIIKSAEPAFSVLVSRFLLGETFPMPVYLSLVPIIGGCGLAALTELNFNMIGFMGAMISNLAFVFRNIFSKRGMKGKSVSGMNYYACLSILSLVILTPFAIAVEGPQMWSIGWENAIAQIGPNFVWWVAAQSVFYHLYNQVSYMSLDEISPLTFSIGNTMKRISVIVSSIIIFRTPVQPVNALGAAIAILGTFLYSQAKQ, from the exons ATGATCCACTCAATTAAACATTCTTCGGCGACTCTTCCCCCTTCTGATCTTATTCGGCAAAGATCAGTGATTACGCAAAACCCAAGGTTTTTATCACTTCCTTCACTTTCAAAATCTGTGATCACAGCTAAAAAACCCTTATGTATTTCATCGATTCAAAGACTTGGGTTTTCAGAATTATCAAAGCCTAGAAAGCCTATAATTCAATGCAAAGCTGCTGAATCTGATGAACCTAATTCATCAGCTATTGATGATCAACAAACAAAATCAGTTGCAGCACAGAAAATGAAAATCAGTATTTATTTTGCTACGTGGTGGGCGTTGAATGTTGTTTTCAACATCTATAATAAGAAAGTTCTTAATGCTTTTCCATTCCCATGGCTCACTTCTACTTTATCACTTGCTGCTGGATCAGCAATCATGTTGATTTCATGGGTTTTCAGAATTGCTGAAGCACCCCAAACTGATTTAGAATTTTGGAAAACTCTCTTTCCG GTGGCTCTTGCACATACAATTGGGCATGTAGCAGCAACTGTTAGTATGTCAAAggttgctgtgtcatttactcaTATTATCAAAAGTGCTGAGCCTGCTTTCAGTGTTTTGGTTTCTAGGTTCTTGTTGGGTGAAACTTTCCCAATGCCTGTTTATCTTTCGCTTGTCCCGATTATCGGTGGTTGTGGACTTGCTGCTCTTACTGAGCTCAATTTTAATATGATTG GTTTTATGGGGGCGATGATATCGAATTTGGCGTTTGTATTTCGGAACATATTCTCGAAGAGAGGAATGAAGGGGAAATCTGTTAGTGGGATGAACTACTATGCCTGTCTGTCTATTTTGTCTCTTGTAATTCTAACACCCTTTGCAATTGCTGTGGAGGGTCCCCAGATGTGGTCAATTGGTTGGGAAAATGCCATAGCCCAGATTGGTCCCAATTTCGTATG GTGGGTGGCAGCTCAGAGTGTATTTTACCACTTATACAATCAAGTGTCATATATGTCCCTGGACGAGATCTCACCCTTGACATTTAGCATTGGAAACACAATGAAGAGGATATCTGTCATTGTCTCATCTATCATCATCTTCCGCACGCCTGTGCAACCGGTCAATGCCCTTGGTGCCGCCATTGCGATTCTTGGAACTTTCCTCTACTCTCAG GCTAAGCAGTGA